Proteins from a single region of Pseudarthrobacter sp. NIBRBAC000502772:
- a CDS encoding VWA domain-containing protein: MELMFWWLIPPALVIAALAGWRAFRPDRHANARRRPVANADRLTALPEYQAALRRHRRWLAVAALAAATLLVSAVAAAARPVELTTIQPEQRNRDIMLCLDTSGSMSSADAAVVQVFAELAKEFDGERIGLTVFDSSAVQVFPLTDEYGYVQEQLQLAQDAFEGSPGSAGFLDGTWNGRGSSLIGDGLASCVNGFPDTGAADARRAETGTPDAGQRRSRSIVLATDNYLSGDPIFTLEQAAALAKERAVRVYALNPGDVDYGPGPGQPGARLRTAAEASGGAYHQLDSPDAVVDIVRSVQETEATAMKGASRAVVSDRPELPLTLALLSGLVLAGASWRLRP, translated from the coding sequence ATGGAACTGATGTTCTGGTGGCTGATCCCTCCGGCGCTGGTCATCGCGGCCCTGGCAGGATGGCGCGCCTTCCGCCCGGACCGCCACGCAAACGCTCGACGGCGGCCGGTGGCCAATGCGGACCGCCTCACCGCGCTGCCCGAATACCAGGCGGCCCTCCGCCGGCACCGCCGCTGGCTGGCCGTAGCCGCTCTCGCGGCCGCAACCCTGCTGGTCTCTGCGGTGGCCGCGGCGGCGCGTCCGGTGGAACTGACCACCATCCAGCCGGAGCAACGCAACCGGGACATCATGCTGTGCCTGGACACGTCGGGCTCCATGAGCAGCGCCGACGCGGCTGTGGTGCAGGTGTTTGCCGAACTGGCGAAGGAGTTCGACGGCGAACGGATCGGCCTCACCGTCTTCGACAGCAGCGCCGTCCAGGTCTTCCCCCTCACCGACGAGTACGGGTATGTCCAGGAACAACTCCAGCTGGCCCAAGACGCGTTCGAGGGAAGCCCCGGCAGCGCGGGGTTCCTGGACGGCACCTGGAACGGCCGCGGATCGTCATTGATCGGCGACGGCCTGGCATCCTGCGTCAACGGGTTCCCGGACACCGGCGCCGCGGATGCCCGCAGAGCGGAGACCGGCACTCCTGACGCCGGCCAGCGGCGCTCGCGGTCCATCGTCCTGGCAACGGACAACTACCTGTCCGGCGATCCCATCTTCACCTTGGAACAGGCGGCCGCCCTGGCCAAGGAGCGTGCTGTGCGCGTTTACGCCCTGAACCCCGGCGACGTTGACTACGGACCCGGCCCCGGCCAGCCCGGAGCCAGGCTGCGCACAGCGGCCGAAGCCAGCGGTGGGGCGTACCACCAGCTGGACAGTCCGGATGCCGTGGTGGACATCGTCCGATCCGTGCAGGAAACCGAAGCCACGGCCATGAAGGGAGCATCCCGGGCGGTTGTCTCGGACCGGCCTGAGCTGCCGCTCACGCTGGCACTCCTGTCCGGCCTGGTACTGGCGGGCGCATCGTGGAGGC
- a CDS encoding DUF2207 domain-containing protein → MQADPGIHGPLQYSQAWLWTGLALLAAVLGWYAFVFLSTRKPKVTEQAPRFTPPSDLAGLKEAYLQRIDAVTADAAAGLLTARESHQELSLLVRRFARDVTGIDAPRMTLAELHGHPLPPVAEAVRKIYPGEFGLEPLPPVTQSAATARQAVRQWN, encoded by the coding sequence GTGCAGGCTGACCCGGGCATCCACGGACCCCTCCAGTACAGCCAGGCGTGGCTGTGGACCGGACTCGCCCTCCTGGCGGCGGTCCTGGGCTGGTACGCGTTCGTTTTCCTGAGCACGCGCAAACCAAAGGTGACGGAGCAGGCGCCCCGGTTCACTCCGCCGTCGGACCTTGCGGGCCTCAAGGAGGCCTACCTGCAAAGGATCGACGCCGTCACGGCAGACGCCGCCGCCGGGCTGCTGACCGCACGGGAGTCGCACCAGGAACTGAGCCTGCTGGTCCGCCGGTTCGCCCGCGACGTCACCGGCATTGACGCCCCCAGGATGACCCTTGCGGAGCTGCACGGGCACCCGCTGCCGCCAGTGGCCGAGGCCGTCCGCAAGATCTACCCGGGCGAGTTCGGCCTGGAACCGCTGCCGCCGGTCACGCAATCGGCCGCGACTGCCCGCCAGGCGGTGCGGCAATGGAACTGA